The DNA sequence GAGAGGAGGAGGAGGGCCCTGGAGATGATAACGGGCTTGGGTGAGGGAGGGGTCGTCTACAGGAGGGCGGCGAGCCCCGTCCTGGTGGGGAGGTGATGCAGTGGAGGAGAGGATATACGAGAGGTTGCTGAGGGCTACGAGGAGGGAGTTCTATCAACAGGTTTCCATAGATCCGACCGTCCCTCAGTTGCTGGAGAAAGCGGAGAGAGATGGCGTAGAGACAGTCTGGCACCGCTACCTTGCCCAGCAACCCCAATGCGGGTTCGGACTCCTGGGTGACTGCTGCAGGAACTGCAACATGGGTCCCTGCAGGATAGATCCCTTCGGCTACGGTCCCAGCAGGGGGATATGCGGCGCTACCGCTGACACGATAGTCGCCAGGAACCTGATGAGGGCCCTAGCTGCCGGTGCGGCCGCGCACAGTGATCACGCCAGGGATATAATTGAGGTGTTCAGGGGAATAGTGGACGGCTGGGCCAAGGACTACAGGATAGCTGACGAGCAGAAGCTGCTCGGCGTGGCGAAGGCCCTCGGAATAGAGGTCGATGGGAAGGGGACTCTTGAGGTGGCTAGGGAGGTGGTCGAGGTAGCTGAGATGGAGTTCGGTAAGCCCGGAAACGAGCCCCTCAGGTTCCTGAACGCTTACGCCCCTAAGAGGAGGAAGGAGCTCTGGAACAAGCTGGGGATCACGCCCAGGGCCATAGATAGGGAGGTGACCGAGATAATGCACAGGACCCACATGGGGGTGGACGCCGACCCGCTGAGCTTGATAGCCCAGGGACTCAGGGCAGCCCTCGCCGACGGTTGGAGCGGATCGATGATGGCCACGATGTTCAGCGACGTGATGTTCGGGACCCCGAAACCGATAAGGATATGGTCCAACCTGGGGGTGCTGAGGGAGGATGCAGTTAACGTGATGGTCCACGGCCACAACCCTCTGCTCTCCATGAAGATCGCTGAGGTCGCTAAGGACCCCGAGTTAGTGGAGCTAGCCAGGAGCCTGGGCGCTGAGGGTGGTATAAACGTCGTCGGTATGTGTTGCACGGGCAACGAGGTCCTGATGAGGCTAGGGGTTCCGATAGCCGGGAACTTCCTCCAGCAGGAGCTCGCCATCATAACGGGAGCTCTCGAGGCCGTGATAGTGGATTACCAGTGCCTAATGCCGGCCCTGGTGGATGTCGCCTCCTGCTACCACACCAAGATCATAACCACGGAACCTAAGGCGAGGATACCGGGAGCCATTCACATCGAGTTCGATAAGGCCAAGGCTGAGGAGAGCGCTAAGAAGATAGTGAGATTGGCTGTGGAGAACTTCAAGAACAGGGTGAAGGAGAGGGTGTTCATACCCAAGGAGAAGATGGAGGCTATGGTCGGCTTCAGCGTGGAGGCGATACTATCGGCTCTAGGGGGTACGCTGGAGCCCTTAGCTGATGCGCTGAGGAGCGGCAAGGTGAAGGGTATCGCGGGCGTTGTCGGATGCAATAACCCCAAAGTGAGGCAGGATAGCTCGCACGTAGCCATAACGAGGGAGCTGATAGCTAACGACGTACTCGTAGTGGGCACGGGATGCTGGGCTATAGCTATGAGTAAGCACGGCCTCTTCAAGCCCGAAGCGGCTGAGCTAGCTGGTCCAGGCCTCAGGGAGGTGTGCAAGGCCCTGGGTATACCGCCCGCTCTGCACATGGGAAGCTGCGTCGACTGCAGCAGGATGCTGATAGCTCTAGCAGCTCTGTCGGAGCACCTGGGAGTAGATATGAGCGACCTCCCAGTTGTTGGTTCAGCTCCGGAGTGGTACAGCGAGAAAGCGGTCTCCATAGGCAGTTACTTCGTGGCCAGCGGCCTCTTCGTCCACTTGGGCACCGTGCCCCCCGTGCTGGGGTCCCCCAAAGTTGTGGAGATCCTGACGAAGGGCGCTGAGGAGCTGCTGGGAGGCAAGTTCTTCGTGGAGACTGATCCTCACAAGGCGGTTAAGGCGATGCTGGAGCACATAAGGGAG is a window from the Candidatus Korarchaeum sp. genome containing:
- the cooS gene encoding anaerobic carbon-monoxide dehydrogenase catalytic subunit encodes the protein MEERIYERLLRATRREFYQQVSIDPTVPQLLEKAERDGVETVWHRYLAQQPQCGFGLLGDCCRNCNMGPCRIDPFGYGPSRGICGATADTIVARNLMRALAAGAAAHSDHARDIIEVFRGIVDGWAKDYRIADEQKLLGVAKALGIEVDGKGTLEVAREVVEVAEMEFGKPGNEPLRFLNAYAPKRRKELWNKLGITPRAIDREVTEIMHRTHMGVDADPLSLIAQGLRAALADGWSGSMMATMFSDVMFGTPKPIRIWSNLGVLREDAVNVMVHGHNPLLSMKIAEVAKDPELVELARSLGAEGGINVVGMCCTGNEVLMRLGVPIAGNFLQQELAIITGALEAVIVDYQCLMPALVDVASCYHTKIITTEPKARIPGAIHIEFDKAKAEESAKKIVRLAVENFKNRVKERVFIPKEKMEAMVGFSVEAILSALGGTLEPLADALRSGKVKGIAGVVGCNNPKVRQDSSHVAITRELIANDVLVVGTGCWAIAMSKHGLFKPEAAELAGPGLREVCKALGIPPALHMGSCVDCSRMLIALAALSEHLGVDMSDLPVVGSAPEWYSEKAVSIGSYFVASGLFVHLGTVPPVLGSPKVVEILTKGAEELLGGKFFVETDPHKAVKAMLEHIREKRRKLGWPE